Proteins encoded together in one Pantoea sp. CCBC3-3-1 window:
- the pgpA gene encoding phosphatidylglycerophosphatase A — protein sequence MTILTRDKDVAKSRLRMSNPWHLLATGFGSGLSPYVPGTMGSLAAIPFWCLMTLLPSDIYSLVVMFGICIGVYLCHRTAKDMGVHDHGSIVWDEFIGMWITLMAIPVNNWRWVLAGFVIFRILDMWKPWPIRWFDRNVHGGTGIMVDDIIAGIISAGILYYAGHHLAL from the coding sequence TTGACCATTTTGACGCGAGATAAAGACGTAGCGAAAAGCCGCCTGAGGATGAGTAATCCCTGGCATTTGCTGGCAACCGGTTTTGGTAGCGGCTTAAGTCCGTATGTGCCCGGAACGATGGGGTCGCTGGCGGCCATTCCTTTCTGGTGCCTTATGACCTTGCTACCGTCAGATATTTACTCGCTGGTGGTGATGTTCGGCATCTGCATCGGCGTGTATCTCTGTCATCGCACCGCGAAGGACATGGGCGTGCACGATCACGGCAGTATTGTCTGGGATGAATTTATCGGGATGTGGATCACGCTGATGGCAATCCCGGTTAATAACTGGCGGTGGGTACTGGCGGGTTTTGTGATTTTCCGCATTCTGGATATGTGGAAGCCATGGCCAATCCGCTGGTTCGACCGCAACGTGCACGGCGGGACGGGGATTATGGTTGACGATATCATCGCCGGTATTATCTCTGCGGGCATACTTTACTATGCCGGGCACCATCTGGCGCTGTAA
- a CDS encoding GFA family protein yields MSEKRSAQCHCGAVAFTVELVDGFNTVRRCNCSFCRMRGAVVAFASSVAISKGEETLTEYRFHSKEVGHYFCSVCGIYTFHQSRSHPEQYGVNVACIDGVSPFDFPAVKVTDGNNHPKDGGPGGVAGWILYQPE; encoded by the coding sequence ATGTCAGAAAAAAGATCCGCTCAGTGTCATTGCGGTGCGGTCGCTTTTACGGTCGAACTGGTTGATGGCTTTAATACTGTCCGGCGCTGCAATTGTTCATTCTGCCGTATGCGTGGTGCCGTGGTTGCTTTTGCGTCCAGCGTTGCCATCAGTAAGGGAGAAGAGACGCTCACGGAATATCGCTTTCACTCAAAGGAAGTTGGCCACTATTTCTGTTCCGTTTGCGGCATCTATACCTTTCATCAGAGCCGATCTCATCCTGAACAGTATGGCGTCAACGTGGCTTGCATCGACGGGGTGTCACCCTTTGATTTTCCTGCCGTAAAAGTCACCGATGGCAATAACCACCCGAAAGATGGCGGCCCGGGCGGTGTAGCGGGCTGGATCTTGTATCAGCCTGAATAG
- a CDS encoding aldo/keto reductase has product MKTLQFGNTDLIVSRLCLGCMTWGEPDRGRHSWTLPEESSRPLIKQALEAGINFFDTANSYSDGSSEEIVGRALKDYARRDEIVLATKVYFPMSNLSGGLSRANIMQSIDDSLRRLGTDYVDLFQIHRWDYNTPLEETLEALHDVVKAGKARYIGASSMYAWQFARALYTADRYNWTRFVSMQDQYNLIQREEEREMYPLCQAENIAVLPWSPLARGRLTRPWGETTARSVSDEYGSTLYQNSEANDAAIAQCVAAIAEDKGVSRAQIALAWLLAKPVVTAPIIGASRQEQLADLVKAVDVELTKEEIIELESVYQPHPVVGFE; this is encoded by the coding sequence ATGAAAACCCTTCAGTTTGGCAACACCGACCTCATCGTTTCCCGTTTATGCCTGGGTTGTATGACCTGGGGCGAACCTGACCGTGGCCGCCATTCGTGGACGTTACCCGAAGAGAGCAGCAGGCCGCTCATTAAGCAGGCGCTGGAGGCCGGGATCAATTTTTTTGATACCGCTAACAGCTACTCTGACGGCAGCAGCGAAGAGATTGTCGGACGCGCGCTGAAAGACTATGCACGTCGCGATGAGATCGTCCTTGCTACCAAAGTTTACTTCCCAATGAGCAATCTGTCCGGTGGGCTTTCGCGGGCCAATATTATGCAGTCCATTGATGACAGCTTACGGCGCCTCGGCACCGATTATGTCGACCTGTTTCAGATCCATCGCTGGGACTACAACACCCCGCTCGAAGAGACGCTCGAAGCGCTGCACGACGTGGTGAAAGCCGGTAAGGCTCGCTATATCGGGGCTTCGTCAATGTACGCGTGGCAATTTGCCAGGGCGCTTTACACTGCCGATCGCTATAACTGGACACGATTTGTCAGCATGCAGGACCAGTACAACCTGATCCAGCGTGAAGAAGAGCGGGAAATGTATCCGCTGTGCCAGGCCGAAAATATTGCTGTTCTGCCATGGAGTCCGCTGGCGCGTGGTCGTCTGACCCGCCCGTGGGGAGAAACGACCGCGCGTTCCGTATCCGATGAATACGGCAGCACGCTGTATCAAAATAGCGAAGCCAATGACGCCGCTATAGCTCAATGCGTGGCGGCTATTGCAGAAGATAAGGGCGTCAGTCGGGCGCAGATTGCGCTGGCGTGGCTGTTGGCAAAACCGGTTGTCACTGCACCCATTATCGGTGCATCCCGTCAGGAGCAACTGGCTGATTTGGTCAAAGCGGTCGATGTTGAGTTAACGAAAGAAGAGATAATTGAGCTGGAAAGCGTTTATCAGCCACACCCTGTGGTGGGTTTTGAATAA
- the dxs gene encoding 1-deoxy-D-xylulose-5-phosphate synthase, with product MSFDTAKYPTLALASSVQELRSLPKESLPKLCDELRQYLLDSVSRSSGHFASGLGVVELTVALHYVYNTPFDHLIWDVGHQAYPHKILTGRRDRIGTIRQKNGLHPFPWRDESEFDVLNVGHSSTSISAGLGMAVAAEKEGKGRRTACVIGDGAITAGMAFEAMNHAGDIKSDLLVVLNDNEMSISENVGALNNRLAQILSGKTYSRLREGGKKVLTGLPPIKELVKRTEEHLKGMVVPGTLFEELGFNYIGPVDGHDVLTLVQTLKNMRDLKGPQFLHIMTKKGKGYAPAEKDPISWHAVPKFDPASGLLPKAAEGLPSYSKIFGQWLSETAADDNKLMAVTPAMREGSGMVSFSREYPAQYFDVAIAEQHAVTFAAGLAIGGYKPVVAIYSTFLQRAYDQLIHDVAIQKLPVLFAIDRGGIVGADGQTHQGAFDISFLRCIPNMVIMTPSDENECRQMLYTGYHYFQGPSAVRYPRGTGTGAELQPLASLPLGKGVTKREGEKLAILNFGTLLPEAEAVAESLNATLVDMRFVKPLDESLILELAASHEALITLEEGAIKGGAGSGVIELLMAKRVLVPVLNIGLPDEFIPQGTQDEIRHDYQLDAEGIEQQITGWLAL from the coding sequence ATGAGTTTTGATACTGCAAAATATCCGACGCTGGCGCTGGCCAGTTCGGTTCAGGAATTACGTTCGCTGCCTAAAGAGAGCCTGCCAAAACTCTGTGATGAGCTTCGCCAGTATTTACTCGACAGCGTCAGCCGCTCCAGCGGACATTTTGCTTCGGGTCTGGGCGTAGTGGAACTGACCGTTGCGCTGCATTATGTCTACAACACGCCGTTTGATCATCTGATCTGGGACGTCGGTCATCAGGCTTATCCGCATAAAATTTTGACCGGACGCCGCGATCGCATCGGTACTATCCGTCAGAAAAACGGCCTGCATCCTTTCCCGTGGCGTGATGAAAGTGAGTTCGATGTACTGAACGTTGGGCACTCCTCCACCTCAATCAGCGCGGGCCTGGGGATGGCCGTAGCCGCTGAAAAAGAGGGTAAAGGCCGTCGGACAGCTTGTGTGATTGGCGATGGTGCCATCACGGCGGGTATGGCATTTGAAGCCATGAACCACGCGGGTGATATCAAATCTGATTTGCTGGTGGTGCTGAACGACAATGAAATGTCAATTTCAGAAAACGTTGGCGCGCTGAATAATCGTCTGGCGCAGATCCTCTCGGGCAAAACCTATTCACGCCTGCGTGAAGGCGGAAAGAAAGTCCTGACCGGACTGCCGCCGATCAAAGAGCTGGTCAAACGCACCGAAGAGCACCTGAAAGGCATGGTTGTTCCCGGCACGCTGTTCGAAGAACTGGGCTTTAACTACATTGGCCCGGTCGACGGTCACGACGTACTGACGCTGGTGCAAACCCTGAAAAATATGCGCGATCTGAAAGGCCCGCAGTTTTTGCACATAATGACCAAAAAAGGCAAAGGCTACGCACCGGCAGAGAAAGATCCGATTAGCTGGCATGCGGTGCCTAAGTTCGATCCGGCCAGCGGTCTGCTGCCCAAAGCAGCGGAAGGTTTGCCGAGCTATTCCAAAATCTTCGGCCAGTGGCTGAGCGAAACCGCGGCTGACGATAACAAGCTGATGGCCGTGACGCCTGCAATGCGCGAAGGCTCGGGCATGGTGAGCTTCTCACGGGAATATCCGGCACAGTATTTTGACGTGGCCATTGCCGAGCAGCATGCGGTGACGTTCGCCGCTGGCCTGGCGATTGGCGGCTATAAGCCGGTTGTGGCGATTTACTCCACTTTCTTACAACGTGCCTATGACCAGCTGATCCACGATGTGGCCATTCAGAAACTGCCGGTGCTGTTTGCCATCGACCGCGGCGGTATTGTCGGCGCAGACGGTCAGACGCATCAGGGTGCTTTCGATATCTCTTTCCTGCGCTGCATTCCGAATATGGTGATCATGACGCCAAGTGATGAGAACGAATGTCGCCAGATGCTATATACCGGCTATCACTATTTTCAGGGGCCAAGCGCCGTACGCTATCCTCGAGGCACCGGCACGGGGGCAGAGTTACAGCCTCTCGCTTCGCTGCCGTTAGGTAAAGGCGTGACGAAACGCGAAGGCGAAAAGCTGGCGATCCTCAACTTCGGTACGCTGCTACCGGAAGCCGAAGCCGTTGCTGAATCCCTGAACGCCACGCTGGTCGATATGCGCTTTGTGAAGCCGCTGGATGAGTCGCTGATTCTGGAACTGGCCGCCAGTCATGAAGCGCTAATCACGCTGGAAGAAGGCGCAATTAAAGGCGGTGCAGGCAGCGGCGTGATTGAGCTGCTGATGGCGAAACGCGTGCTGGTTCCCGTGCTGAATATCGGTCTGCCTGATGAGTTTATTCCTCAGGGGACGCAGGACGAAATCCGCCATGATTATCAGTTAGATGCTGAGGGTATTGAACAGCAGATTACCGGCTGGCTCGCACTTTAA
- the ispA gene encoding (2E,6E)-farnesyl diphosphate synthase, producing MDFTALLTAHYARVNQALQRFIAPLPFQSSPLVQAMEYGALLGGKRLRPFLVYATGEMLHADSAALDAPAAAVECIHAYSLIHDDLPAMDDDSLRRGQPTCHIKFGEDTAILAGDALQTLAFTILADTPMPGVTAEDRIAMISELAQASGVAGMCGGQALDLAAEGQQIDLSALEQIHRHKTGALIRSAVRLGALAAGERGRSALPELNRYANAIGLAFQVQDDILDVVGDTAIIGKRQGADQHLGKSTYPALMGLESAREKAWDLYQESLSALKSLAAQGFDTTSLQLLSSYIIERNK from the coding sequence ATGGATTTTACTGCCCTCCTTACCGCGCACTACGCACGCGTTAATCAGGCTTTACAACGTTTTATCGCACCCTTGCCGTTTCAGAGTTCTCCTCTGGTCCAGGCAATGGAATATGGTGCATTATTAGGCGGCAAGCGTCTGCGTCCGTTCCTGGTGTATGCTACCGGTGAAATGCTGCATGCCGACAGCGCCGCGCTTGACGCACCTGCCGCCGCGGTGGAATGTATTCATGCCTATTCCCTGATTCATGACGATCTGCCAGCAATGGATGACGACAGCCTGCGCCGTGGTCAGCCTACCTGCCATATTAAATTTGGCGAAGATACGGCTATATTAGCGGGGGATGCGTTGCAAACCCTGGCTTTCACTATACTTGCCGATACGCCGATGCCCGGCGTGACTGCCGAAGATCGTATTGCTATGATTTCTGAACTGGCCCAGGCCAGCGGCGTAGCAGGCATGTGCGGCGGTCAGGCGCTGGATCTGGCGGCGGAAGGCCAACAAATCGATCTGAGTGCGCTCGAACAAATTCATCGACATAAAACCGGCGCGCTAATCCGCTCTGCGGTTCGTTTGGGGGCGCTGGCCGCCGGTGAACGCGGCCGTAGCGCATTACCGGAACTGAATCGATACGCCAACGCAATAGGCCTGGCGTTCCAGGTGCAGGACGATATTCTTGATGTAGTGGGTGATACCGCCATCATCGGCAAACGGCAGGGAGCCGATCAGCACCTTGGAAAAAGTACTTACCCGGCCTTGATGGGACTCGAAAGCGCCCGGGAAAAAGCGTGGGACCTCTACCAGGAGTCACTCAGCGCACTGAAATCCCTTGCCGCGCAAGGCTTTGATACAACATCATTACAGCTGCTTTCAAGTTACATCATTGAACGCAATAAATAA
- the xseB gene encoding exodeoxyribonuclease VII small subunit, with protein sequence MPKKAEQPASFETSLAQLEQIVSRLESGELPLEEALNEFERGVQLARQGQQKLQQAEQRVQILLSDDKNADLQPFTPEND encoded by the coding sequence ATGCCGAAAAAAGCCGAACAGCCAGCCAGCTTTGAAACCTCACTGGCCCAGCTGGAGCAGATTGTTTCCCGTCTTGAGAGCGGTGAACTGCCGCTGGAAGAGGCGCTCAATGAATTTGAACGCGGCGTACAGCTGGCGCGTCAGGGCCAACAAAAATTGCAGCAGGCGGAACAACGCGTGCAGATTTTGTTGAGTGATGATAAAAATGCCGACCTGCAGCCTTTTACGCCGGAAAATGACTGA
- the thiI gene encoding tRNA uracil 4-sulfurtransferase ThiI produces the protein MKFIIKLFPEITIKSQSVRLRFIKMLTTNIRNVLKLCDDTLAIVRHWDHIEVRSKNEAERAMIIDELSRIPGIHHVLEVEDRPYTDMHNIFEQTLELNRERIEGKTFAVRVKRRGKHEFSSQDVERYVGGGLNQHVETAQVKLNHPQVTVNLEIENDRLLLITGRYAGIGGFPVGSQEEVLSLISGGFDSGVSSYMLMRRGSRVHYCFFNLGGAAHEIGVRQVAHYLWHRFGRSHKVRFVTINFEPVVGEILEKVEDGQMGVVLKRMMVRAASKIAERYGVQALVTGEALGQVSSQTLTNLRLIDNASDTLILRPLISHDKEHIINIAREIGTEDFARTMPEYCGVISKSPTVKAVKAKIEAEEQNFDFAILDNAVEEATNVDIRQIAEETEQEVVEVETVVSFSENDVVLDIRSPDEQDDRPLELNGVEVKGMPFYKLSTHFGDLDQSKTWLLYCDRGVMSRLQALYLHEQGFSNVKIYRP, from the coding sequence ATGAAGTTTATCATTAAGCTGTTTCCTGAAATTACGATTAAGAGCCAGTCTGTACGCCTGCGTTTTATTAAAATGCTGACCACCAATATCCGTAACGTGCTGAAGCTTTGCGATGACACGCTGGCCATTGTACGTCACTGGGACCATATTGAAGTTCGCTCGAAAAACGAAGCCGAGCGAGCGATGATCATCGACGAGCTGTCGCGCATTCCCGGTATTCACCACGTGCTGGAAGTCGAAGATCGCCCATACACGGATATGCATAACATTTTTGAGCAGACGCTGGAGCTGAATCGCGAGCGAATTGAAGGAAAGACCTTTGCTGTACGCGTTAAGCGCCGTGGTAAGCATGAGTTCAGCTCTCAGGACGTTGAGCGCTATGTCGGCGGCGGGCTGAACCAGCACGTTGAAACTGCGCAGGTGAAGCTTAATCATCCGCAGGTTACGGTCAATCTGGAGATTGAAAACGATCGTCTGCTGCTTATTACCGGCCGTTACGCCGGGATTGGCGGTTTCCCTGTCGGCAGCCAGGAGGAAGTGCTTTCCCTGATTTCCGGCGGCTTTGACTCGGGCGTTTCCAGCTATATGCTGATGCGTCGCGGCAGCCGCGTGCATTACTGCTTCTTTAACCTTGGCGGTGCCGCTCATGAAATCGGCGTCCGTCAGGTGGCGCATTACCTTTGGCACCGTTTTGGTCGCTCGCACAAAGTGCGTTTTGTCACGATTAACTTTGAGCCGGTAGTGGGCGAAATCCTTGAGAAAGTGGAAGACGGCCAGATGGGCGTCGTGCTGAAGCGAATGATGGTTCGCGCGGCATCGAAAATTGCCGAACGTTACGGCGTCCAGGCGCTGGTGACCGGTGAAGCGCTGGGCCAGGTTTCCAGCCAGACGCTGACCAACCTGCGTCTGATTGATAATGCGTCAGATACGCTGATCCTGCGTCCACTGATTTCTCATGATAAAGAGCACATCATCAATATTGCCCGCGAGATTGGTACGGAAGATTTCGCCCGCACCATGCCGGAATACTGCGGCGTCATTTCAAAAAGCCCAACGGTCAAAGCGGTGAAGGCGAAGATTGAAGCGGAAGAGCAGAACTTCGATTTTGCGATTCTGGATAACGCGGTGGAAGAAGCCACGAACGTTGATATCCGTCAGATTGCGGAAGAAACCGAACAGGAAGTGGTGGAAGTGGAAACCGTTGTTTCCTTTAGCGAAAACGATGTGGTGCTGGATATCCGCTCGCCGGACGAACAGGACGATCGTCCTCTTGAGCTGAATGGTGTGGAAGTGAAAGGTATGCCGTTCTACAAGCTCAGCACCCACTTCGGCGATCTCGACCAGAGCAAAACCTGGCTCCTGTACTGCGATCGCGGCGTGATGAGCCGTTTACAGGCGCTCTATCTGCACGAACAGGGCTTTTCGAACGTGAAGATTTACCGTCCGTAA
- the yajL gene encoding protein deglycase YajL has translation MSVNPSVLVCLAHGSEETEAVTTIDLLVRGGLSVTTASVTDDGSKEIVCSRGVRLLADAPLVDVADNDFAAIVLPGGLKGAEAFRDSPLLVETVRQFHLSGRIVAAICAAAGTVLVPHNLFPVGNMTGFPGLKETIPENKWMDKRVVWDPRVNLLTSQAPGTAIDFALKLIDLLVGKEKAHEVAKQLVLAAGIFDYREWVE, from the coding sequence ATGAGCGTGAACCCATCGGTACTGGTTTGCCTGGCACATGGCAGTGAGGAAACGGAAGCCGTTACCACAATCGATCTGTTGGTGCGCGGTGGCCTGAGCGTCACAACAGCCAGCGTCACCGATGACGGCAGCAAAGAGATTGTCTGCTCGCGAGGCGTCAGGCTGCTGGCAGATGCGCCGCTGGTCGATGTCGCGGACAATGACTTTGCCGCCATCGTTCTGCCGGGAGGGCTGAAAGGCGCAGAAGCGTTTCGTGACAGCCCGCTGCTGGTAGAAACGGTACGTCAGTTCCATCTTTCCGGCCGCATTGTCGCTGCGATTTGCGCGGCGGCGGGTACGGTTCTCGTACCACATAATCTGTTTCCGGTAGGCAATATGACAGGCTTCCCGGGTCTGAAAGAAACCATTCCCGAAAACAAGTGGATGGATAAACGTGTGGTATGGGATCCGCGCGTTAACCTGCTAACCAGCCAGGCACCGGGGACGGCTATCGATTTTGCCCTGAAGCTGATCGACCTGCTGGTCGGTAAAGAAAAGGCGCATGAAGTGGCGAAGCAGCTGGTGCTGGCTGCCGGCATCTTTGACTATCGCGAATGGGTTGAGTAA
- the panE gene encoding 2-dehydropantoate 2-reductase, producing MKITVLGCGALGQIWLAALDARGNEVQGWLRVPQPYCSVNVTGLDGATVNKTYIANDPHFLAQSDLLLVTLKAWQVSEAVKNLQFILREDCPILLLHNGMGTLDELKSLQQPLLRGITTHAAKRDGTVIVHVAAGITHIGPTSPASAELSELAEVLQQALPDVAWHNNVASAAWQKLAVNCVINPLTVQYDCTNGELLNHDDEVAVLCDEVAMVMEREGQHTSRDALLDYVHEVISATAANTSSMLQDIRAQRRTEIDYITGYVIRRARAQGLSTPENSRLYEMIKRKEQDYEREPIGTGLPGTWQ from the coding sequence ATGAAAATTACCGTATTGGGATGCGGTGCATTAGGGCAGATCTGGCTTGCTGCTCTCGATGCCCGGGGCAATGAGGTCCAGGGCTGGCTGCGGGTGCCGCAACCTTACTGCTCCGTTAACGTTACGGGTCTGGATGGCGCAACGGTCAATAAAACCTATATTGCCAACGATCCCCACTTTTTAGCGCAGAGCGATTTACTGCTGGTGACGCTGAAAGCCTGGCAGGTCTCCGAAGCCGTAAAAAACCTGCAGTTTATTTTGCGTGAGGACTGCCCCATTTTATTGCTGCATAACGGTATGGGGACGCTGGATGAGCTGAAATCGCTTCAACAGCCTCTGCTGCGCGGAATTACCACGCACGCAGCGAAACGTGACGGCACGGTGATTGTGCACGTCGCCGCCGGGATCACGCATATAGGCCCCACCTCGCCCGCCAGTGCCGAACTGAGTGAACTGGCCGAGGTGCTACAGCAGGCGTTACCGGACGTTGCCTGGCACAATAACGTGGCCTCTGCGGCCTGGCAAAAGCTGGCGGTTAACTGCGTCATCAACCCGCTGACGGTGCAGTATGACTGTACGAACGGCGAGCTGCTCAATCATGACGATGAGGTCGCCGTGCTTTGTGATGAAGTGGCGATGGTGATGGAGCGTGAAGGTCAGCATACTTCCCGCGACGCACTGTTAGACTACGTGCATGAAGTGATTAGCGCGACCGCAGCCAACACCTCGTCGATGCTACAGGATATTCGCGCCCAACGGCGTACGGAAATTGATTACATTACAGGCTATGTCATCCGGCGCGCGCGGGCACAAGGGTTGTCCACGCCGGAAAACAGCCGACTTTATGAAATGATTAAGCGTAAGGAACAAGATTATGAGCGTGAACCCATCGGTACTGGTTTGCCTGGCACATGGCAGTGA
- a CDS encoding YajQ family cyclic di-GMP-binding protein, protein MPSFDIVSEIDMQEVRNAVENANREVSTRFDFRNVTASYELNEKNESIKVLSESDFQVKQLVDILREKLLKRSIEGGALEIPEEIEHSGKSWTVEAKLKKGISSDVAKKLVKLIKDSKLKVQTQIQGEEVRVTGKSRDDLQSAMALVRGGKLEQPFQFKNFRD, encoded by the coding sequence ATGCCATCTTTCGATATCGTTTCAGAAATTGACATGCAGGAAGTACGTAACGCCGTTGAAAATGCCAACCGCGAAGTTTCAACCCGTTTTGATTTCCGTAACGTCACGGCCAGCTATGAGCTGAATGAGAAAAACGAATCTATCAAGGTATTGAGCGAATCAGATTTCCAGGTCAAACAGCTGGTTGATATTCTGCGTGAGAAGCTGTTGAAGCGCAGCATTGAAGGCGGTGCGCTGGAGATCCCGGAAGAGATCGAACACAGTGGAAAATCCTGGACTGTTGAAGCCAAACTGAAAAAAGGCATTTCTTCAGACGTGGCTAAGAAACTGGTTAAGCTGATTAAAGACAGCAAGCTGAAGGTGCAGACGCAAATTCAGGGTGAAGAAGTGCGTGTAACCGGCAAGTCTCGCGACGACTTGCAGAGCGCAATGGCGCTGGTTCGTGGCGGTAAGCTGGAGCAGCCGTTCCAGTTCAAAAACTTCCGCGACTAG
- a CDS encoding MFS transporter yields MNDNKMTPVELRATWGLGTVFSLRMLGMFMVLPVLTTYGMALQGASEALIGLAIGIYGLAQAVFQIPFGLLSDRIGRKPLIVGGLLIFVLGSVIAACTTSIWGVILGRALQGSGAIAAAVMALLSDLTREQNRTKAMAFIGISFGITFAIAMVLGPIITHAFGLHALFWMIAVLAASGIVITLLVVPNAPNHVLNRESGMVKGSIKKVLANSRLVKLNVGIMCLHILLMSSFVALPGEFENAGFPAEQHWKIYLITMLIAFCGVIPFIIYAEVKRQMKRVFVCCVALMLIAEIVLWGAGNHFWTLVIGVQLFFIGFNLMEAILPSLVSKESPPGYKGTAMGLYSTSQFIGVAIGGSMGGWVYGHFDASTVFVVGAVIAAVWLLVSCTMQEPPYVSSLRILLKDETVDYPALEKRLKAQPGVAAVFIVPEEKSAYVKIDSKVTNRLELEALVGSG; encoded by the coding sequence ATGAACGATAATAAAATGACTCCGGTCGAGCTGCGTGCGACATGGGGTTTGGGTACCGTATTCTCCCTGCGCATGTTGGGGATGTTTATGGTGTTGCCCGTCCTGACAACGTATGGCATGGCATTACAGGGAGCGAGTGAAGCATTAATCGGACTTGCCATTGGTATTTACGGTTTAGCGCAGGCCGTATTTCAAATCCCCTTCGGATTGCTCTCTGACCGTATTGGTCGCAAACCGCTAATCGTAGGTGGGTTGCTCATCTTTGTTCTTGGCAGCGTAATCGCCGCCTGTACCACCTCCATTTGGGGCGTGATACTGGGCCGCGCGCTACAAGGCTCGGGCGCAATTGCCGCTGCGGTGATGGCCCTGCTGTCCGATCTGACCCGCGAACAGAACCGTACGAAGGCGATGGCATTTATTGGTATCAGCTTTGGTATCACCTTCGCTATCGCCATGGTGCTGGGGCCGATTATTACTCACGCTTTCGGGCTTCATGCGCTGTTCTGGATGATTGCGGTACTGGCGGCCAGCGGGATTGTCATTACGCTGCTGGTAGTGCCGAACGCCCCGAATCACGTGCTTAACCGTGAGTCGGGCATGGTGAAAGGCAGCATTAAAAAGGTGCTGGCCAACAGCCGCCTGGTTAAGCTTAATGTCGGCATTATGTGTCTGCATATTCTGCTGATGTCGAGCTTTGTCGCCCTGCCTGGTGAATTTGAAAATGCCGGTTTTCCGGCGGAACAGCACTGGAAGATTTATCTGATCACCATGCTGATCGCTTTCTGTGGCGTGATCCCTTTTATCATCTATGCCGAAGTAAAACGCCAGATGAAACGCGTGTTCGTCTGCTGCGTGGCGCTGATGCTGATTGCAGAAATTGTCTTGTGGGGCGCGGGAAACCATTTCTGGACGCTGGTGATTGGCGTACAGCTATTCTTTATCGGCTTCAATCTGATGGAGGCGATTCTGCCTTCGCTGGTCAGTAAAGAGTCGCCGCCGGGTTATAAAGGCACGGCAATGGGCCTTTACTCCACCAGCCAGTTTATCGGCGTGGCGATTGGCGGCAGCATGGGCGGCTGGGTGTATGGCCATTTTGACGCATCGACGGTATTTGTCGTTGGCGCGGTAATCGCCGCTGTCTGGCTGCTGGTGAGCTGCACAATGCAGGAACCCCCTTACGTCAGCAGCCTGCGTATTCTTCTGAAAGATGAAACTGTTGATTATCCCGCGCTGGAAAAACGCCTGAAAGCTCAACCTGGCGTTGCCGCGGTCTTTATCGTACCGGAAGAAAAAAGCGCTTACGTCAAAATCGACAGCAAAGTGACTAACCGTCTTGAGCTGGAAGCGCTGGTCGGCAGCGGCTGA
- the cyoE gene encoding heme o synthase — MIKQYLQVTKPGIIFGNLISVIGGFLLASKGSIDYSLFLTTLVGVSLVVASGCVYNNFIDRDIDVKMERTRNRVLVKGLISPTVSLVYATVLGIAGFALLYLGANPLAMWLAVMGFVVYVGIYSLYMKRKSVYGTLIGSLSGAAPPVIGYCAVSNQFDAGALILLAIFSLWQMPHSYAIAIFRFKDYQAANIPVLPVVKGISVAKNHITLYILAFMIATLMLTLVGYAGYKYLVVAAAVSVWWLGMALSGYKTQNDRVWARKLFVFSIVAITALSVMMSVDFMTPASKDLLTLVR; from the coding sequence ATGATTAAGCAATACCTGCAAGTAACGAAACCAGGAATTATTTTCGGGAATTTAATTTCTGTCATCGGGGGATTTCTGCTGGCTTCGAAAGGCAGCATCGACTATTCCCTGTTTCTCACCACCTTAGTCGGTGTTTCACTGGTGGTCGCATCGGGTTGTGTTTATAACAACTTTATCGACCGCGACATCGACGTGAAAATGGAGAGAACCAGAAATCGGGTGCTGGTTAAAGGCCTCATTTCTCCGACAGTCTCTCTGGTTTATGCAACCGTTCTGGGTATTGCTGGATTCGCGTTGCTGTATCTCGGAGCAAACCCGCTGGCCATGTGGCTGGCGGTAATGGGCTTTGTGGTTTATGTCGGCATTTACAGCCTGTACATGAAGCGCAAGTCCGTTTACGGCACGCTGATTGGTAGCCTGTCTGGCGCTGCACCGCCGGTGATTGGCTACTGTGCAGTAAGCAACCAGTTTGATGCTGGCGCCTTAATCCTGCTGGCTATCTTTAGCCTGTGGCAGATGCCGCACTCCTATGCGATTGCGATCTTCCGCTTTAAAGATTACCAGGCAGCGAATATCCCGGTTCTGCCGGTGGTAAAAGGCATCTCGGTGGCGAAGAATCATATTACGCTCTACATTCTGGCGTTTATGATTGCCACGTTGATGCTGACGCTGGTGGGTTATGCCGGCTACAAATATCTGGTTGTGGCGGCTGCGGTTAGCGTCTGGTGGCTGGGAATGGCGCTTTCAGGGTATAAGACGCAGAACGATCGCGTCTGGGCCCGTAAGCTGTTTGTTTTCTCCATCGTGGCGATTACGGCTCTGAGCGTCATGATGTCGGTTGATTTTATGACCCCGGCGTCAAAGGACCTGCTCACCCTGGTCCGGTAA